From Crassaminicella indica, one genomic window encodes:
- the pgsA gene encoding CDP-diacylglycerol--glycerol-3-phosphate 3-phosphatidyltransferase gives MNLANKLTIARIVLVPVFMIVLLNKIPYGMYIAAAIFIIAAITDTLDGYIARSRNQVTKFGKFIDPLADKLLVTAALVCLVQMGKLPAWIVVVIISREYTISILRAVAASEGIVIAASWWGKLKTITQIIAIVAILLNNYPFSLIGFPFSTIMLWIAVILTIVSGVDYLYLNKQVLKH, from the coding sequence ATGAATCTTGCGAATAAGTTAACCATTGCTAGAATCGTTTTAGTTCCCGTTTTTATGATTGTGCTTTTAAACAAAATACCGTATGGGATGTACATAGCTGCTGCTATTTTCATTATCGCTGCTATAACTGATACGTTAGATGGGTATATTGCAAGAAGCAGAAACCAAGTAACAAAATTTGGAAAGTTTATAGATCCTTTGGCTGATAAACTTCTTGTTACTGCAGCTTTGGTTTGTCTTGTGCAAATGGGCAAATTACCTGCTTGGATTGTTGTTGTGATCATATCAAGGGAATATACTATAAGCATACTAAGAGCAGTTGCTGCATCAGAAGGAATTGTAATTGCAGCAAGCTGGTGGGGAAAACTAAAGACGATTACGCAGATTATAGCAATTGTTGCAATCCTTCTTAATAATTATCCATTTAGTTTAATTGGGTTTCCATTCAGTACAATTATGCTTTGGATTGCAGTAATTCTAACAATTGTATCAGGTGTAGATTATTTATATCTCAACAAACAAGTATTAAAACATTAA
- the rimO gene encoding 30S ribosomal protein S12 methylthiotransferase RimO encodes MHLKVFIESLGCSKNLVDSEVMIGLLSQYDFEIIKDQYEADIIIVNTCGFIEAAKQESIDTIVELGTLKTNGNCKLLVVAGCLAERYAKELAEELPEVDAIIGTGNYPEIIKVIHDTLKGERVVKHGNINMEISEDLPRTLSTPEFMGYLKIAEGCDNYCTYCIIPKLRGNYRSRKMEYIIKEAEEMAKKGVKELILIAQDTSRYGIDLYKAYKLPELLKSLAQIDGIKWIRILYCYPDKISDELIKVMAEESKICKYIDVPIQHCNNEILKRMNRKTSKEHILHVMNKLRHKMPDIHIRTSLIVGFPGETKEQFEELKTFVKDVKFDRLGVFTYSQEEDTPAAKLKDQISEEIKEQRRASIMAIQKEISLQKNMEKIGNIYDILIEEKIDEEDVYVGRTMYDAPEVDGIVYVNSTKPLSIGDLVKVKITDTLEYDLLGEILYESCE; translated from the coding sequence ATGCATTTGAAGGTTTTTATTGAATCATTAGGTTGTTCAAAAAATTTAGTAGATTCAGAAGTGATGATTGGGCTACTATCTCAATATGATTTCGAGATTATAAAGGATCAATATGAAGCTGATATTATTATTGTAAATACTTGTGGATTTATAGAAGCAGCTAAACAAGAGTCTATTGATACAATTGTAGAGCTAGGAACTTTAAAAACAAATGGGAATTGTAAATTATTAGTAGTAGCTGGTTGTCTGGCTGAAAGATATGCAAAGGAACTAGCAGAAGAATTGCCTGAGGTGGATGCGATCATAGGTACAGGAAATTATCCAGAAATTATAAAAGTTATTCATGATACATTAAAAGGAGAAAGAGTTGTAAAACATGGGAATATTAATATGGAAATATCAGAAGACCTTCCAAGAACTTTAAGCACACCTGAGTTTATGGGTTATCTTAAAATTGCAGAAGGTTGTGACAACTATTGTACTTATTGTATTATTCCAAAATTAAGAGGAAATTATAGAAGTAGAAAGATGGAATATATTATTAAGGAAGCAGAAGAGATGGCAAAAAAAGGAGTCAAAGAATTAATTTTGATTGCTCAAGATACATCAAGATATGGTATTGATTTATACAAAGCATATAAGCTTCCTGAATTGTTGAAAAGCTTAGCACAAATTGATGGAATAAAATGGATAAGGATTTTATACTGTTATCCTGATAAAATTTCAGATGAATTAATAAAAGTAATGGCAGAAGAAAGCAAGATATGTAAATATATTGATGTGCCTATACAACATTGTAATAATGAAATTTTGAAAAGAATGAATAGAAAAACAAGTAAAGAACATATTTTACATGTAATGAATAAATTGCGCCATAAAATGCCTGATATTCACATTCGTACATCTCTGATTGTTGGTTTTCCAGGAGAGACAAAGGAGCAGTTTGAAGAGCTAAAAACATTTGTTAAGGATGTAAAGTTTGACAGATTAGGGGTGTTTACTTATTCTCAAGAAGAAGATACACCAGCTGCAAAATTAAAAGACCAAATTTCAGAAGAAATTAAGGAACAAAGAAGAGCTTCAATAATGGCTATACAAAAAGAAATTTCACTTCAAAAAAACATGGAGAAAATAGGCAATATTTATGATATACTAATAGAAGAGAAGATTGATGAAGAAGATGTTTATGTAGGTAGAACAATGTACGATGCACCAGAAGTAGATGGAATTGTATATGTAAATTCAACGAAGCCTCTTAGTATAGGAGATTTAGTAAAGGTTAAAATTACAGATACCTTAGAATATGATTTATTAGGAGAGATATTATATGAATCTTGCGAATAA
- the mnmH gene encoding tRNA 2-selenouridine(34) synthase MnmH, producing the protein MLKVIDIEKALTRKNVLFIDVRSPSEFEDGTILGSINMPILDDEERAIVGTIYRKENPHEATLKGLSLVSTKLPNIYSTIKKYSMEYDEIVIFCWRGGMRSKSICNLLNMLNIDNVYQLKGGYKSYRKYVIDFLEDKVEQYKFIMIHGLTGVGKTHILDQLELIGEPVLNLEKLAKNSGSVFGDIVFTGKPPTQKMFESLIFHVLYSSKEKYIFVESESKRIGSVQVPESIYRRMVNGYHILIKTTFENRIEVILKDYANYLGINDSKIIASLNHLRKRLGNKAVNDLIDKVEQKDYTYVIKYLMEHYYDPLYNYSIQKYKNYDLVVDYEKIEEVIPILSDFGKSIS; encoded by the coding sequence GTGTTGAAAGTAATAGACATTGAAAAAGCATTGACACGAAAAAATGTACTTTTTATTGATGTAAGATCCCCATCAGAATTTGAAGATGGAACTATTTTGGGATCGATAAATATGCCTATATTAGATGATGAAGAAAGGGCTATAGTAGGAACAATCTATAGAAAAGAAAATCCTCATGAAGCTACATTAAAGGGTTTAAGCTTAGTATCAACAAAGCTACCTAATATTTATAGTACTATAAAAAAATATAGTATGGAGTATGATGAGATTGTTATATTTTGCTGGAGAGGCGGCATGAGGAGTAAGTCTATATGCAATTTATTAAACATGCTGAATATAGATAATGTATATCAGTTAAAGGGTGGATATAAGAGCTATAGAAAATATGTGATTGATTTTTTAGAAGACAAAGTGGAACAGTATAAATTTATTATGATTCATGGATTGACAGGGGTAGGAAAAACCCACATACTTGATCAACTAGAACTAATAGGAGAGCCAGTACTTAATTTAGAGAAATTGGCAAAAAATAGTGGTTCTGTATTTGGAGACATTGTTTTTACTGGAAAACCACCTACACAAAAAATGTTTGAATCTTTAATATTTCATGTATTATATAGTTCTAAAGAAAAATATATATTTGTAGAAAGTGAAAGCAAAAGAATAGGCAGTGTTCAGGTACCAGAGTCTATATATCGTCGAATGGTGAATGGCTATCATATATTGATAAAAACAACATTTGAAAATAGAATAGAAGTTATTTTAAAAGATTATGCAAACTATTTGGGAATAAATGATTCAAAGATAATTGCATCATTGAATCATTTAAGAAAAAGATTAGGAAATAAAGCAGTAAATGATTTAATTGATAAGGTTGAACAAAAGGATTATACCTATGTTATAAAATATTTAATGGAACATTATTATGACCCTTTATATAATTACTCCATACAAAAATATAAAAATTATGATTTAGTGGTTGACTATGAAAAAATAGAAGAAGTTATACCTATTTTAAGTGATTTTGGAAAAAGTATTTCTTAA
- a CDS encoding DNA translocase FtsK, producing MAARRSRRKNKEKYKSTLKNEIISLFTISMGILILISLQTESTGEIGKFIKSGLMGLLSSSAYILPYFIILLGIFSMFGKTNIFDKKFKIAMVLMYIGYVMLHTINSSEYIPQTLSFQNIKLVYNWGIEGIGGGLLGSLLGIISIRFLGINGSYVVIITLMIISFVVITRISLVSILEKCKGALIKFSILIGSSISEFIQVPDKKQKKSKKKNNIGLQKDMQLSIREHDSLDEKIKILDFTREDVGSIKEDNISSKKEIAVAAQEEKNVEDISIHIKNSSKSDLAYKFPDFNLLQDNPIANTKNDKKEILHKAKILEETLENFGVEAKVVQVSKGPTITRYEIQPSPGVKVSKIVNLSDDIALNLAASNIRIEAPIPGKAAVGIEIPNESVSLVTIKEVLESEKFKKNDSKLTFVLGKDIAGNPIIADLAKMPHMLIAGATGSGKSVCINTLIISILYNAKPEEVKLLLVDPKVVELNNYNGIPHLLIPVVTDPKKASSALNWAVGEMTNRYKYFAENNVRDINSYNDKMRNEGKETLPKIVIIIDELADLMMVAPGQVEDGICRLAQMARAAGLHLIVATQRPSVDVITGVIKANIPSRIAFAVSSQADSRTILDMGGAEKLLGKGDMLFYPVGASKPVRIQGAFISDHEVERVVNFVKEQSLDHGYEEGILEKVESNLSQDEDTADELLKDAIELVVETGQASISMLQRRFRIGYNRAARLIDAMEERNIVGEHMGSKPRQVLITKEEFEEIKKQSQLK from the coding sequence ATGGCTGCTAGAAGGAGTAGAAGAAAAAACAAAGAAAAATATAAATCTACTCTGAAGAATGAGATTATTTCTTTATTTACCATATCTATGGGAATATTAATTTTGATTAGTTTACAAACAGAATCCACTGGTGAAATTGGAAAATTTATTAAATCTGGTTTAATGGGATTGTTATCTTCATCAGCGTATATATTACCTTATTTTATTATACTTTTAGGTATTTTTTCTATGTTTGGTAAAACCAATATTTTTGATAAGAAGTTCAAAATTGCAATGGTCTTAATGTATATAGGATATGTTATGCTACATACTATTAATTCTTCAGAGTATATTCCTCAGACGTTGAGTTTTCAAAATATAAAATTAGTATACAATTGGGGAATAGAAGGAATAGGTGGAGGATTATTAGGAAGTTTGTTAGGAATTATCAGTATAAGATTTTTAGGGATCAATGGGAGCTATGTTGTCATTATTACATTAATGATTATTTCTTTTGTTGTGATTACAAGAATTTCTTTAGTGAGTATATTGGAAAAATGCAAGGGTGCTCTTATAAAATTTTCTATATTAATAGGTAGTTCGATAAGTGAGTTTATACAAGTCCCTGATAAAAAACAGAAAAAATCTAAAAAGAAAAATAATATTGGTTTACAAAAGGATATGCAATTGTCTATTAGGGAGCATGATTCTTTAGATGAAAAAATTAAAATTCTTGATTTTACTCGTGAAGATGTGGGAAGTATAAAAGAAGATAATATTAGCAGTAAAAAAGAAATTGCTGTAGCAGCACAGGAGGAAAAAAATGTAGAAGATATAAGTATTCACATAAAAAATTCTTCTAAGTCTGATTTGGCTTATAAATTTCCTGATTTTAATTTGCTACAGGATAATCCTATTGCTAATACAAAAAATGATAAAAAAGAAATTTTGCATAAAGCAAAAATATTAGAAGAAACATTGGAAAATTTTGGAGTTGAAGCAAAGGTTGTACAAGTGAGTAAAGGACCTACTATAACAAGGTATGAAATTCAGCCTAGTCCGGGTGTTAAGGTAAGTAAAATAGTAAACTTATCAGATGATATTGCACTAAATTTAGCAGCATCAAATATAAGAATTGAAGCACCTATTCCAGGAAAGGCAGCTGTAGGAATAGAAATTCCTAATGAAAGTGTTTCTCTTGTTACAATAAAAGAGGTTTTAGAAAGTGAAAAGTTTAAAAAGAATGATTCTAAGCTAACCTTTGTTTTAGGAAAAGATATTGCAGGAAACCCTATTATAGCTGATTTGGCTAAGATGCCACATATGTTGATTGCAGGAGCTACGGGTTCAGGAAAAAGTGTATGTATTAATACATTGATTATAAGTATTCTTTATAATGCAAAACCTGAGGAGGTAAAATTACTTTTAGTAGATCCAAAGGTGGTAGAATTAAATAATTATAATGGTATACCACATCTTTTAATTCCTGTTGTAACAGATCCTAAAAAGGCTTCTAGTGCATTAAACTGGGCAGTAGGAGAGATGACTAACAGGTACAAATATTTTGCAGAGAATAACGTAAGAGATATTAATAGTTATAATGATAAGATGAGGAATGAAGGAAAAGAAACATTACCTAAAATTGTGATTATAATTGATGAGCTTGCTGATTTAATGATGGTAGCACCAGGGCAAGTAGAAGATGGAATTTGTAGACTTGCTCAAATGGCTAGAGCAGCAGGGTTGCATCTTATTGTAGCAACACAAAGACCTTCTGTAGATGTTATAACAGGTGTTATCAAAGCGAATATTCCATCTCGTATTGCTTTTGCTGTTTCTTCTCAAGCAGATTCAAGAACTATATTAGATATGGGTGGAGCAGAAAAATTGTTAGGAAAAGGAGATATGTTGTTTTATCCTGTAGGAGCATCTAAGCCCGTTCGTATTCAAGGTGCATTTATTTCAGATCATGAAGTAGAAAGGGTTGTGAATTTTGTAAAAGAACAATCTTTAGATCATGGCTATGAAGAAGGTATCCTTGAGAAGGTTGAAAGCAATTTATCTCAAGATGAGGATACAGCAGATGAATTATTGAAGGATGCTATAGAATTAGTTGTTGAAACTGGGCAAGCTTCCATTTCAATGCTTCAGAGACGATTTAGAATAGGATATAATCGAGCTGCAAGATTGATTGATGCTATGGAAGAAAGAAATATTGTAGGAGAACATATGGGTAGCAAACCAAGACAGGTATTGATTACAAAAGAAGAATTTGAAGAAATTAAGAAGCAATCACAATTAAAATAG
- a CDS encoding ClpP family protease produces MNHYNKNIEQIPKTQTNPKPAILEGLDTKVDNIKSIGNHGVPDMPSNIHYLTIIGHIEGHMVAPPQNKSTKYEHIIPQLIAVEENPKIKGMLTVLNTVGGDVEAGLAIAEMISSISKPTVSLVLGGGHSIGVPLATASDYSFIAKTATMTIHPIRMNGLVIGVPQTFKYFQKMQERIIQFITRTSKVPRKEIVRLMSETDEIANDVGTILIGNEAVEVGLIDEVGGLKAAMMKLKEMIQLNENMKNQNNIQKNLQ; encoded by the coding sequence ATGAATCATTATAATAAAAACATAGAACAAATTCCTAAAACTCAGACGAATCCTAAACCAGCTATCCTAGAAGGTTTAGACACAAAAGTAGATAATATAAAGAGCATAGGGAATCATGGTGTTCCTGACATGCCTAGCAATATACACTATCTTACAATTATTGGACATATTGAAGGACATATGGTAGCACCTCCGCAAAACAAATCAACAAAATACGAACATATTATTCCTCAATTAATTGCAGTAGAAGAAAATCCTAAAATAAAGGGTATGCTTACAGTATTAAATACTGTTGGTGGAGATGTAGAAGCAGGACTTGCTATTGCTGAAATGATTTCAAGTATATCTAAACCTACTGTATCATTAGTATTAGGAGGAGGTCATAGCATAGGTGTTCCATTAGCTACTGCTAGTGATTATTCGTTTATTGCAAAAACTGCTACAATGACAATTCATCCAATAAGAATGAACGGACTTGTTATAGGTGTACCTCAAACATTTAAGTATTTTCAGAAGATGCAGGAAAGAATTATTCAATTTATTACAAGAACATCTAAAGTACCTAGAAAGGAAATTGTTAGGTTAATGTCAGAAACAGATGAAATAGCAAATGATGTGGGAACTATTTTAATAGGAAATGAAGCTGTGGAGGTTGGATTAATTGATGAAGTTGGTGGGCTGAAGGCTGCTATGATGAAACTAAAAGAAATGATACAATTGAACGAGAATATGAAAAATCAAAATAATATACAAAAGAATTTACAATAG
- the dapG gene encoding aspartate kinase encodes MDIIVQKFGGTSVATKELREKVARKVIATKKTGKYPVVVVSAIGRNGDPYATDTLINFANDAFHEYDSRELDMIMACGEIISSVILSNTIKSMGYKGIALTGYQAGIITDDHYGDAEVLKVDNKNILDLLRQDYIPVVTGFQGATEKGNFTTLGRGGSDTTAAILGEALKASIVEIYTDVDGVMTADPRLVAEAKVIEHIGYDEIYQMAEDGAKVVHPRAVAIAKRGNIPLKVKNTLSDAPGTIIYHKVSPNKYSKKLSKADVLTAIAHKNNIYQVSVYFEDSVAANERLMNALTENHISIDLINFFIDKKVFTIDSKDFEKIEKILMENEFDYHIVKDCSKITVIGNAMRGIPGVMAKIVKSLSRENIKILQTSDSHNTISCLVRSVDTQKAVNVLHKAFNLSK; translated from the coding sequence ATGGATATAATTGTTCAAAAATTTGGTGGAACTTCAGTTGCTACAAAGGAACTTAGAGAAAAGGTAGCGCGTAAAGTAATTGCTACAAAAAAGACAGGAAAATATCCAGTTGTAGTTGTTTCTGCAATTGGAAGAAATGGAGATCCATATGCAACAGATACATTGATAAATTTTGCAAATGATGCTTTCCATGAATATGATAGTCGAGAATTAGATATGATTATGGCTTGTGGAGAAATTATTTCTTCTGTTATTTTATCCAATACTATTAAATCTATGGGATATAAGGGGATTGCTTTAACAGGATATCAAGCAGGGATTATTACAGATGATCATTATGGAGATGCTGAAGTGCTAAAAGTAGATAATAAAAACATATTAGATTTATTAAGACAAGATTATATTCCTGTTGTCACAGGATTTCAAGGAGCAACAGAGAAAGGAAATTTTACAACTCTAGGAAGAGGAGGAAGTGATACAACGGCAGCAATACTTGGGGAAGCTTTAAAGGCTAGTATTGTTGAGATATATACTGATGTAGATGGTGTAATGACAGCAGATCCTAGACTGGTAGCTGAAGCAAAAGTAATAGAGCATATAGGATATGATGAAATATATCAAATGGCTGAAGATGGTGCAAAGGTAGTCCATCCTAGAGCAGTAGCTATTGCTAAGAGAGGAAATATTCCTTTGAAGGTAAAAAATACATTATCTGATGCACCAGGAACTATTATTTATCATAAAGTATCTCCGAATAAATATAGTAAAAAATTATCAAAAGCAGATGTGCTAACTGCTATAGCTCATAAAAACAATATTTATCAGGTTAGTGTATATTTTGAAGATTCAGTAGCAGCTAATGAGAGGTTAATGAATGCATTAACTGAGAATCATATCAGTATAGATTTAATCAATTTTTTCATAGATAAAAAAGTGTTTACAATTGATTCAAAGGATTTTGAAAAGATTGAAAAAATATTAATGGAAAATGAATTTGATTATCATATTGTAAAGGATTGTAGTAAAATAACAGTTATAGGAAATGCTATGAGAGGAATTCCTGGGGTTATGGCGAAAATTGTAAAAAGTTTATCAAGAGAAAACATAAAAATACTACAGACGTCTGATTCTCACAATACAATATCTTGTTTGGTAAGGAGTGTTGATACGCAAAAGGCAGTCAATGTTCTTCATAAGGCATTTAATCTTTCAAAATAA
- a CDS encoding YlmC/YmxH family sporulation protein, translating to MRLSKLGGKEIVNLSDGGRLGILAESDLLIDEKNGKIRAILIPAFKNQFSIFYDKNFVEIPWNCVRKIGNDMIIIELEEEKLFKSRFL from the coding sequence ATGAGATTAAGCAAATTAGGAGGAAAAGAGATTGTAAATTTAAGTGATGGTGGGAGGTTAGGAATTTTAGCTGAATCAGATCTATTGATTGATGAAAAAAACGGAAAAATAAGAGCTATATTAATACCAGCTTTTAAGAATCAATTTTCTATCTTTTATGATAAAAATTTTGTTGAAATTCCATGGAATTGTGTTAGAAAAATAGGAAATGACATGATTATTATAGAGTTAGAGGAGGAAAAATTATTTAAAAGTAGGTTTTTATAA
- the dut gene encoding dUTP diphosphatase has product MYKIKIKANDEKMLPKYETAGSAGMDLRANIEELMVLQPGERALVPTGIYIELPEGLEAQVRARSGLAIKFGIGLVNGVGTIDSDYRGEIKVPLINWGDKPFSIYPKDRIAQLVICKYEKIIWQLVKELDETKRGSGGFGHTGI; this is encoded by the coding sequence ATGTATAAAATAAAGATAAAAGCAAATGATGAAAAAATGTTACCTAAATATGAAACAGCAGGATCAGCAGGTATGGATTTGCGCGCAAATATTGAAGAGCTTATGGTATTGCAACCCGGAGAAAGAGCGCTAGTCCCTACTGGTATATATATTGAATTACCTGAAGGATTAGAGGCACAAGTTAGAGCAAGAAGTGGGTTGGCTATTAAGTTTGGTATAGGTTTAGTAAATGGGGTAGGGACAATTGATAGTGACTATAGGGGAGAAATAAAAGTACCATTAATAAATTGGGGAGATAAACCTTTTTCAATTTATCCTAAGGATAGGATTGCTCAATTAGTTATTTGTAAATATGAAAAAATCATATGGCAGCTTGTAAAAGAATTAGATGAAACAAAAAGAGGATCAGGTGGATTTGGACATACAGGAATTTAA
- a CDS encoding M16 family metallopeptidase has product MYQKIRLSNGVRVVLEKIPHVKSVSLGFWVKTGSIHENLKNNGITHFIEHMLFKGTKNRTAKQIAEAIDDIGGQLNAFTSKECTCYYAKVLDAHIDIAIDVLTDMLFNSTFSPTEMEKEKSVVLEEINMYEDSPEDNVHDLLLSMVFKEHSLGMPVLGNHRTVNSFNKNMLINYIKDNYTVKNMVVSIAGNFDQEEVIRMLEEKFKDFTNENNKPEYLEDAKFITDVGFKYKDIEQLHLCIGFEGIPLGSDDYYPLLLMNTIFGGSMSSRLFQNIREDKGLAYSVFSYPSSYQQIGLFTIYAGINPSQLEEVILLIRKEINKVRKNGLSEAELLKAKEHLKGNYILGLESTSSRMLSIGKSELFLERIYSQKQVLQKIDHIKMEDVQNVIDKIFVLDKASVAVVGKVDKKIDVNSILKA; this is encoded by the coding sequence ATGTATCAAAAAATTCGATTAAGTAATGGTGTAAGAGTTGTTTTAGAAAAAATTCCACATGTAAAATCTGTGTCTTTAGGTTTTTGGGTGAAAACTGGTTCTATTCATGAGAATTTAAAGAACAATGGGATTACTCATTTTATAGAACATATGCTTTTTAAAGGAACTAAAAATAGAACAGCAAAACAAATTGCTGAAGCAATAGATGATATTGGAGGACAATTGAATGCATTTACAAGTAAGGAATGTACTTGCTATTATGCAAAGGTATTAGATGCTCATATTGATATTGCTATTGATGTATTGACAGATATGCTTTTCAACTCTACTTTTAGTCCTACTGAAATGGAAAAGGAAAAAAGTGTAGTGTTAGAAGAAATTAATATGTATGAAGATTCTCCTGAAGATAATGTGCATGATTTATTATTGAGTATGGTTTTTAAGGAGCATTCTTTAGGAATGCCAGTGCTTGGTAATCATCGCACTGTAAATAGCTTTAATAAAAATATGCTCATTAACTATATTAAAGACAATTATACTGTTAAAAATATGGTTGTATCGATTGCTGGAAATTTTGATCAAGAAGAAGTTATAAGGATGCTTGAGGAGAAGTTTAAGGATTTTACGAATGAAAATAATAAGCCAGAGTATTTAGAGGATGCTAAGTTTATAACAGATGTAGGGTTTAAATATAAAGATATAGAGCAACTTCATTTATGTATAGGATTTGAAGGTATACCGTTAGGAAGTGATGATTATTACCCTTTACTTTTAATGAATACTATTTTTGGTGGTAGTATGAGTTCTAGGCTATTTCAAAACATTAGAGAGGATAAAGGATTAGCTTACTCAGTATTTTCTTATCCATCTTCTTATCAACAAATTGGATTATTTACAATATATGCAGGGATTAATCCTTCTCAGCTAGAGGAAGTCATTTTATTAATTAGGAAAGAAATAAATAAAGTTAGAAAAAATGGTCTTTCAGAAGCTGAATTATTAAAAGCTAAAGAACATCTAAAGGGAAATTATATTCTAGGATTAGAAAGTACAAGTAGCAGGATGCTGTCTATTGGAAAATCAGAATTATTCTTAGAAAGAATATATTCACAAAAGCAAGTTTTACAAAAAATTGATCATATAAAGATGGAAGATGTACAAAATGTTATTGATAAAATCTTTGTATTGGATAAAGCTTCTGTTGCTGTTGTTGGTAAAGTTGATAAAAAAATAGATGTAAATAGCATTTTAAAGGCTTAA
- a CDS encoding polysaccharide deacetylase family protein, which produces MKIYIIPKKYFMITLMILLILIIFFLLNIENSISTFSTGEEPIRKGDEHILRMAFTCNVDWGNEEIPKMLDIFEEKGVHITFFVTGRWASANEELLKLIYSKGHEIGNHAYSHKMHSKLNNSQNYNEIKKTEDAIVKAIGVKPKYFAPPAGDYNDTTLKVASELGYKTILWSVDTIDWKDGSTEDIIIQRVMKKPHKGAILLMHPKPATVKALPYIIDKIEEEGIKIGTVSELLGD; this is translated from the coding sequence ATGAAAATATATATTATACCCAAAAAATATTTTATGATCACTTTAATGATTTTATTGATTTTAATCATATTCTTTTTGCTAAATATTGAAAATAGTATAAGTACATTTTCAACTGGAGAAGAACCCATTAGAAAGGGAGATGAGCATATTCTTAGAATGGCTTTTACGTGTAATGTTGACTGGGGAAATGAAGAAATTCCTAAAATGTTAGATATATTTGAAGAAAAAGGAGTACATATAACGTTTTTTGTTACAGGTAGATGGGCATCAGCTAATGAAGAATTATTAAAGCTTATTTATAGCAAGGGGCATGAAATTGGAAATCATGCATATAGTCATAAAATGCACAGTAAACTTAATAACAGTCAAAATTATAATGAAATAAAAAAAACAGAGGATGCTATTGTAAAAGCGATAGGTGTTAAGCCTAAATATTTTGCACCACCTGCAGGGGATTATAATGATACTACCTTAAAGGTAGCAAGTGAACTTGGTTATAAAACAATATTATGGAGTGTAGATACTATCGATTGGAAAGATGGATCTACAGAAGATATTATTATTCAAAGGGTGATGAAAAAGCCTCATAAGGGAGCGATTCTTTTGATGCATCCAAAACCTGCTACAGTAAAAGCTTTACCATATATTATTGATAAAATAGAAGAAGAAGGAATAAAAATAGGAACGGTTTCTGAGCTGCTAGGGGACTAA